The window AGCCCCGACAGGGTCGGGGCTGGGAAAATTGAAAAGCTGTTGGTTTGTCAGAGTGCGCTGGATTTACACAGTTGTAAGTCGAGCGGATTAAGAGACAGGCACCGAATCAAAGGCGATTATTGATTCTTGAAGCGGTGTCAGTTGTGGTTTGGGTAGCTGATGATTACACCGGCCGGAAATATCGAGATGTGATCTGTTAATGATGTTGGTTATATAGGGCTTGGTGGCCCAACGACGTTTTGGAAAGCTGTAGCTCAGTTCAAAGGTCGGGTAATTTTTGAGGGTGGCATTTCTCACCGGCAGTTCCAGTTCCGCCACTTGAGAATAAACTCCCGAGAGCGCCACGGAAGGTCCTGGTGGTTCAACGAAGTATCGAGCGTCGACGCCTGTGATGGTAATCAGGTCGAATGACAGGTCGACCGTTTTAATGATCCCGTTTTCGACAATGACATGCACGGTGTCGATGATGTCTTCACTGCCGTATTCCGGAAGATGGATTGTGCAAGTGCCGATATGGAGTTTGTTGTTTTCAAGTTTGATCTCGACATTGCCCAACGCTGTGGCATCCAGTTCCCAAGTGGACGAATGCGGCAATCTGACACTCGCACTGGCCAAACCACCTGGTGTCGCGATTTTGAGGTTCATGTTGGCAGCGAGGTGAAGAATGTAGGTCCCGCCTTGACCTTCCAGACATTCCAACGCGGTTTGCTCGGAAAGGGGGGAGAAATTGATGCAGGCACCCCGGGAACTTAATGTGTAAGCCTCGTTTTCGGGCAGATCGAGAGGCGGCCAGCTCGCACGGTAGTTTGACGAGAAAGGTTGCAGGGTTTTCCATCGCGCATAGCCGTCCGTAGAGTAGTCATCCTTAGTGGGCGGTATGATTTTTGTGATTCGGGGACTGGTCATCAAGCCATCATTGAATACGAGCACGTACTTCTGCTGGACGCCCTCGGCAAGTACTTCGAGGAAGCGTTCCATCTTGTCGGTGCCGTACAATGCAACGTCAAAACTCGAAAACGTAGAGAACGTCAGCTTTTTTTCGCCGAAGTGATAGGTCAGATTGGTCAAGCCATGAAGGCAGTTGGTCTTGACCCCCATTCCGCAAGCGAGCTCTACGTTGGTAATTTCGTTGCTGGCGTATTCCAGATAGATTTTTATACTTTCCTCTGTGCGTTTGATTGAATCAAAGAAAACAGGGTGTTCATTGCGCGGGATGTAATAAGTCGCATAGTTTTTGTGTTTGATTTTGCAAACGCCGGAATAGAGGAAGATCGGTTGTAAAGGAGTGCCATGCTTTAAGATAGTCGCTTCCAGAGTCACATATCCAAGTCTGTGTACCGACTCAGGAAAGTCAGGCGCGAGGTAGAATTGGTCCTTGGTGAAAAAAGTTATTTTTTTGTTTTTTATACGAAGTTCGCCGTCTTTTTGTTCGTAGACGTTCGCAATGACTAACTTGGTTTTCTCATGGCTGTCAGCGTTTAGCATCAATATCAGTGAGCCGTCCTCCATCACGATAAAGTGGTCGATCAACTCCATTCTGAAATTCAGCACAATCACACTGTCCTCTTCTCCGTCTTCGAAGATAGAAAGTGTGCCCGGTACTTTGTCAATAAAATATTCATCCACACCGGCTCCACCCCAGGCTGACGCACCCGCTTGCAGCAAATGAATCTGATCGTTGCCAGCCCCCGCCCGGATGATGTCGTTGCCTCGCGCCTTGAGGACATTGCGCTCATCGGTCCCGGTCACTGTGCTGGATGTACCGGCGACGGTTTCGACATTCTCGATGCTCTCGAGGGTACTGTGCGCACTACGCTTCAACTCTTTTCCGGTGGCTCGATCCAAAACGATTGCTTCGATCGTGCCGGCGGCTAAATCAATGTTGTAGCGGGCCACAGGTTTGTACCAATGACGGTTTTTCTGTTCAACCTTGCCCAGGATCAGCGAATCGTTGCCCGCACCACCACGTAATGTCCAGCGATCAGCCAGTTCATCTTCCGGATCGCTGACAACTGCACCCTGGAATACGAAGTGGTCGTCCTTCTCGCCGCCGGTCAGTTGTTTTTTCCCCGCATTGAAATAGAAAGCGTTCGGTTTTTTTTCTACCCCTTGTATGGCGTCATCACCGCCGCCCATGAACCACACGACACCTTTGTTTTCTCCCGCAGTGCCTATTTCTGCGCCGGGGGTCTTGTCCGTTACGCCTTCGCGGGCGTCAATGGTGTCGTTTCCGTCTTTTATCTTTGGTGAAGAAACGCTGTCCCAGTGCCATTCCTTGGTCCACCAATTCTGCTTCTGGATGGGTGTTGTCTCCAGTTCCACATCGAAGCTGCCATTTACAATGGCCTCGGTGGTGTCCTTCAATTGCCCCTCCAGCAATTTTTTCGCCGTTTCCTTCAATTGCTTGCCGTGATCGATTTTGGCTTTGGCGAGCAGAAACCGATTCTGAACGTCGGTCGCTGGTCCTTGCAGGCAGAACGCGAGAAATCCGGTCTCCCAACGCTCGGCAATGGAGAGTTCGATGTAATCATCGATGTCATCCACCGCACGTACCGCGCCATACACCTGAGACCCGATTGCCAGCATGACCCCCGCTATGAGGCCCACCGGGCCAGCGGAGGAGAAACCGGCCATTGCTGCGGCGCCAAGGATCACGGTCATGGCGGCACTGGTGATGCTCAGAGCACCACTGACGTAGTGATCCAGGGCTTGCTTGCCAGTGGTGTTTTCAGCTGCGGTGAAGGATCTGATCGCCGTGAAGATATCGAACGGCAACGTCAGCGCTCCCCCGATCAGACCTCCGGAGCGGCTCAGCCTGACGGCGAATCGGGTCTTGGCGAAATCCTTGAAAGCATGTTGCCCGGCCTTGATCATGCGCGAGGCCTCATGCGTAACGGTCACGTCAACAGCAATGGAGCCGACTTCGCTTACTATCCCCGTGCCATTGATAACCGCTTCATGGACGTTATCGGCTTTGATAGCCTCGTATACGCCCCGTATGCCCATGAATATCCCGAAGCTCTGAATCCCTACACTGGAGCCGAGTGCGGAATAGCTTTTTACCTTCTGAACCCAGACCGGGGTGTTTTTTGGCAAGGAGGCGTGACGCAAATCCAGCTTGTGCGCTGCATTCAACAGCTTCTCGAGTTTGCCGCGCAGGCTGGCCGCATCTTCCGTGGCTTGAAGATTCTCCCTGATCATGCGCGGAGACGTTAATGGTCGCCGACTGGCGATGTCGAACAGCAGATTTGGCAGCAGATAACTGTCTCTGCCACTGGCCGCTTTCATATGGGTTTCGATGTCGGTCAAACTGAATTGCAAAGAATTGACGAAAGAGCGCTTGGGTACTCGAAAGAAGGTGTTGTCACCGTTCAGGGGCTGGCCGTCGATTCTTGCACCCAGCGCATCGAGAGCTACCCGAGTCACCGAAACCTGGCCAATTTCAAGTGGCCCGAAAAGCTTGTCGTTGAGATTCAGTTGGCTGGTGTAGGTTTTACTTGATGTATCGGTAGCGTTATTTCTCGCTGTTTTCAGATCGAGAGTGGACTCCGTGCGCGCATTGGCAG of the Pseudomonas sp. Seg1 genome contains:
- a CDS encoding calcium-binding protein, encoding MATLIQEPEIQHDSVVINDIGPQPANARTESTLDLKTARNNATDTSSKTYTSQLNLNDKLFGPLEIGQVSVTRVALDALGARIDGQPLNGDNTFFRVPKRSFVNSLQFSLTDIETHMKAASGRDSYLLPNLLFDIASRRPLTSPRMIRENLQATEDAASLRGKLEKLLNAAHKLDLRHASLPKNTPVWVQKVKSYSALGSSVGIQSFGIFMGIRGVYEAIKADNVHEAVINGTGIVSEVGSIAVDVTVTHEASRMIKAGQHAFKDFAKTRFAVRLSRSGGLIGGALTLPFDIFTAIRSFTAAENTTGKQALDHYVSGALSITSAAMTVILGAAAMAGFSSAGPVGLIAGVMLAIGSQVYGAVRAVDDIDDYIELSIAERWETGFLAFCLQGPATDVQNRFLLAKAKIDHGKQLKETAKKLLEGQLKDTTEAIVNGSFDVELETTPIQKQNWWTKEWHWDSVSSPKIKDGNDTIDAREGVTDKTPGAEIGTAGENKGVVWFMGGGDDAIQGVEKKPNAFYFNAGKKQLTGGEKDDHFVFQGAVVSDPEDELADRWTLRGGAGNDSLILGKVEQKNRHWYKPVARYNIDLAAGTIEAIVLDRATGKELKRSAHSTLESIENVETVAGTSSTVTGTDERNVLKARGNDIIRAGAGNDQIHLLQAGASAWGGAGVDEYFIDKVPGTLSIFEDGEEDSVIVLNFRMELIDHFIVMEDGSLILMLNADSHEKTKLVIANVYEQKDGELRIKNKKITFFTKDQFYLAPDFPESVHRLGYVTLEATILKHGTPLQPIFLYSGVCKIKHKNYATYYIPRNEHPVFFDSIKRTEESIKIYLEYASNEITNVELACGMGVKTNCLHGLTNLTYHFGEKKLTFSTFSSFDVALYGTDKMERFLEVLAEGVQQKYVLVFNDGLMTSPRITKIIPPTKDDYSTDGYARWKTLQPFSSNYRASWPPLDLPENEAYTLSSRGACINFSPLSEQTALECLEGQGGTYILHLAANMNLKIATPGGLASASVRLPHSSTWELDATALGNVEIKLENNKLHIGTCTIHLPEYGSEDIIDTVHVIVENGIIKTVDLSFDLITITGVDARYFVEPPGPSVALSGVYSQVAELELPVRNATLKNYPTFELSYSFPKRRWATKPYITNIINRSHLDISGRCNHQLPKPQLTPLQESIIAFDSVPVS